A genome region from Piliocolobus tephrosceles isolate RC106 chromosome 8, ASM277652v3, whole genome shotgun sequence includes the following:
- the LOC111525583 gene encoding olfactory receptor 2A25 — protein sequence MGGNQTSITEFLLLEFPVGPKIQMLLFGLFSLFYIFTLLGNGTILGLISLDSRLHTPMYFFLSHLAVVDIAYACNTVPQMLVNLLHPAKPISFAGCMTQMFLFLSFAHTECLLLVLMSYDRYVAICRPLQYSTIMTWKVCITLALTSWTLGVLLALVHLMLLLPLSFCGPQKVNHFFCEITAVLKLACVDTHINEVMVLAGALSVLVGPFFSIVISYVHILCAILKIQSGEGRQKAFSICSSHLCVVGLFYGTAIIMYVEPQYESPKEKNKYLLLFHSLFNPMLNPLIYSLRNREVQGVLKRMLVKERTS from the coding sequence ATGGGAGGAAATCAGACTTCCATCACAGAGTTCCTTTTACTGGAATTTCCTGTTGGTCCAAAGATTCAGATGCTCCTCTTTGGCCTCTTCTCCCTGTTCTACATCTTCACCCTGCTGGGGAACGGGACCATCCTGGGGCTCATCTCACTGGACTCCAGACTCCACACCCCCATGTACTTCTTCCTCTCACACCTGGCGGTCGTTGACATCGCCTATGCTTGTAACACGGTGCCCCAGATGCTGGTGAACCTCCTGCATCCAGCCAAGCCCATCTCCTTTGCTGGCTGCATGACCcagatgtttctgtttttgagttttGCACATACCGAATGTCTCCTGCTGGTGCTGATGTCCTACGATCGGTATGTGGCCATCTGCCGCCCTCTCCAATATTCTACCATCATGACCTGGAAAGTTTGCATCACTCTGGCATTGACTTCCTGGACTTTAGGAGTCTTACTGGCCCTTGTCCATCTAATGTTACTACTACCACTGTCCTTCTGTGGACCCCAGAAAGTTAACCACTTTTTCTGTGAAATTACGGCTGTTCTCAAACTTGCCTGTGTGGATACCCACATTAATGAGGTAATGGTTTTGGCAGGGGCATTGTCTGTGCTGGTGGGACCCTTCTTTTCTATTGTAATATCTTATGTTCATATTCTGTGTGCCATTCTAAAGATCCAGTCAGGGGAGGGGCGCCAGAAAGCCTTCTCCATctgctcctcccacctctgtgTGGTTGGACTCTTTTATGGCACAGCCATCATCATGTATGTGGAGCCCCAGTATGAGAGCCccaaggagaaaaacaaatatctccTGCTGTTTCACAGCCTCTTCAATCCCATGCTCAATCCCCTAATTTACAGTCTTAGGAACAGAGAAGTCCAAGGTGTTCTAAAGAGGATGCTTGTAAAGGAGAGAACTTCATGA